A region from the Flavobacteriales bacterium genome encodes:
- a CDS encoding thrombospondin type 3 repeat-containing protein, whose translation MRKFTVLFLVLFALVGAQGVRGQTLGHDRSVRVSATVQLNPPSITLSWLTHSNVTGYTIYRKLKGGSSWGAAMASLGAAATTWTDATALVNTNYEYKIVRTTSNLGMGYGYVNSGIQLAMVEYRGTVIMLVDNTMAVPLAVQLTTTQTDLENDGWKVIRHDVSRSALPSAIKPLIVADYNADPTNVKAVLLIGHVPVPRSGNLAPDGHGDHFGSWVADVYYGDVNGTWTDNSLITTSASNPVNWNFIGDGKFDQTTIPSSVELAVGRIDMNEMYMFSQSETTLLGNYLNKLHDWKVKAWTAQVRALVDDNFQGYSDAFSQNGWRGFAPLVGPNNTFVADYFTSLNNGSYLWSYGCGGGWQTGSNGVGTTQDFANGNPQAVFTILFGSYFGDWDSSDNFLRAALASGRTLTNFWAGYPNWFFHHMGMGETIGYATTLTQNNGNGHYEVAGFNSGRIHVSLLGDPTLRQTIVAPPSNVVAVQSGATNSVITWNASPDVVAGYHVYRWQNSTQTWVRRTPNAVTGLTFTDDVTGLTGQVKYMVRALKLETTFSGSYWNLSLGSRGQFTMSGVTVDCLGVVNGPAMPGTACNDGLAITVNDTWNALCLCIGQVLDCLGVPGGPAVQGAPCNDGNALTGNDTWQANCTCVGQPLDCSGVPGGSAVPGSACNDGNFSTGNDTWQANCTCVGLPFDCQGVAGGNAWPGNPCDDGNALTQNDTWNNQCQCVGVAVDCQGVPGGPAQPWTACDDGNPNTGLDTWTANCTCVGFLIDCLGVPGGSAQPGTACNDGNAATGNDLWQANCTCTGQLIDCLGVPGGTALPGTACNDGNPNTFGDQWSVVCQCAGTLVDCEGVFGGPALPGTPCDDGNANTGNDQYDLSCQCEGQPFDCLGVAGGNAMPGMPCDDGDPLTGSDSWSVGCTCAGLPVDCAGTPGGNALPGTPCNDGSTNTGNDTWDANCNCQGILIDCAGVIGGTAVYDDCGICNGTNACLLGANTVCVRVSAVPDGDAEESDDGDVFHNAGTLDLVLDSDTGNWRGDQTVGLWFDGVDVPQGALIATAYVQFTTSATDNTAPTSVEVRLENSDDAAPINAVPFNLSGRPVTNAVSWSPGVWDALDENGLEQRTPQLASIVGQVVNRAGWQSGNAMLVRITGTGGRSAYQSEQDTAKAAELCIAWFPAGTVFDCFGMPNGPALPGTPCDDGNASTVNDTYQANCQCVGQVLDCQNVPGGTDLPGTPCDDGDAATGNDVWSVDCVCAGQLIDCNGVPGGPVLIGSSCDDGDFLTVNDVIDSACVCAGTAVDCEGTAQGSQLPGVPCDDGHTLTVQDTWGNDCVCAGLLIDCNGVPGGGALVDACGVCGGNNACIDNTICVTLGGAFNPDAEEATNGNMYVNTGALDLVFDSSPPFWRGNQLTGLRFQNVALPPNAVIVDAHIQFTARSAINVDTCSLLLQAHDADNAAPIGWTVNDLSARTRTAASVAWEPAPWLAANDRGAAQRSPDLSAVVQELVDRAGWQSGNAMLILVSGTGGRSAWSWDQDPAKAAELCISYAVFNPDCQGMHNGPAQPGTPCDDGQAGTVDDTWDNACNCEGLLLDCNNVPGGPALPGTVCDDNDPLTGADVFDSDCTCAGLPLDCAGVPGGSGLPGMPCNDGNAQTGDDTWQTDCSCAGLPLDCIGVPGGTALSGAACDDGDPGTGDDAWDASCNCIGLLIDCEGVPGGVALPGSACDDNDTTTGADEWTASCTCIGLLLDCQGVPGGSALVGAPCDDGNANTGNDEWQSTCTCEGEVIDCIGIPGGSQLPGTACDDGNSATGADAWTTSCQCAGLLIDCAGVPGGGALPGTACNDNDPMTGLDTWSAGCICFGQAYDCAGVPGGLALPGTPCDDGNTGTGNDTWTANCTCVGILIDCNGDLGGTAFIDGCGTCAGGNTGISPDPDGDGDGDLDCLDNCLSVPNSDQADFDTDSIGNVCDNCPWIFNPGQEDSDGDGIGDACAVGINEGGALPWLQVMPNPTSGELRLLWNDHNAAGIRLFDATGRLVRNHAFDQVLDLSALSQGTYWLLLVDLHGAPLAKARVVRH comes from the coding sequence ATGAGGAAGTTCACGGTGCTTTTCCTGGTCTTGTTCGCTCTGGTCGGGGCGCAGGGTGTGCGTGGCCAGACACTTGGCCACGACCGGAGCGTGCGGGTTAGCGCCACTGTTCAGTTGAACCCGCCGAGCATCACCCTTTCGTGGCTCACGCATTCCAACGTCACCGGCTACACCATCTACCGCAAGCTGAAAGGGGGCTCGAGTTGGGGTGCGGCCATGGCCTCTCTGGGAGCGGCCGCCACTACATGGACGGATGCTACAGCGCTGGTGAACACGAACTATGAATACAAGATCGTGCGCACCACCAGCAATCTGGGCATGGGCTATGGTTACGTGAACTCGGGCATCCAACTGGCCATGGTGGAGTATCGGGGCACGGTGATCATGCTGGTGGACAATACGATGGCGGTGCCGCTGGCCGTGCAGCTCACCACCACGCAGACCGACCTGGAAAACGACGGCTGGAAGGTGATCCGGCATGATGTGAGCCGCTCTGCCCTGCCGAGCGCCATAAAGCCGCTGATCGTGGCCGACTACAACGCGGACCCCACCAACGTGAAGGCGGTTCTGCTCATCGGCCACGTACCCGTACCCCGCAGCGGGAACCTGGCCCCGGACGGTCACGGGGATCACTTCGGATCCTGGGTGGCCGATGTGTACTACGGCGATGTGAACGGTACATGGACCGACAATTCGCTCATCACCACCAGTGCGAGCAACCCGGTCAACTGGAACTTCATCGGCGACGGCAAGTTCGATCAGACCACCATTCCCAGTTCCGTGGAACTGGCGGTCGGCCGCATCGACATGAACGAGATGTACATGTTCAGCCAGAGCGAGACCACACTGCTGGGCAACTACCTGAACAAGTTGCACGATTGGAAGGTGAAGGCGTGGACGGCCCAGGTCCGCGCATTGGTGGACGATAATTTCCAAGGCTACAGCGATGCCTTCAGCCAGAACGGCTGGCGTGGTTTCGCGCCGCTGGTGGGGCCGAACAACACGTTCGTGGCAGACTACTTCACCAGCTTGAACAACGGAAGCTACTTGTGGAGCTATGGTTGTGGTGGTGGTTGGCAGACGGGGTCGAACGGCGTTGGGACCACGCAGGATTTCGCCAATGGCAACCCGCAGGCGGTCTTCACTATCCTGTTCGGCAGCTACTTCGGCGATTGGGATTCGTCCGACAACTTCCTGCGCGCCGCGCTGGCGAGCGGTCGCACGCTCACCAACTTCTGGGCGGGCTATCCCAATTGGTTTTTCCACCACATGGGCATGGGCGAGACGATCGGCTACGCGACCACGCTCACCCAGAACAACGGCAACGGCCACTACGAGGTCGCAGGCTTCAATTCCGGCAGGATCCACGTGAGCTTGTTGGGCGATCCCACGTTGCGGCAAACGATCGTTGCCCCCCCGAGCAACGTGGTGGCCGTTCAGAGCGGTGCGACCAACAGCGTGATCACGTGGAACGCAAGCCCGGACGTCGTTGCCGGCTACCACGTCTATCGCTGGCAGAACAGCACGCAAACCTGGGTGCGGCGCACGCCGAACGCGGTGACCGGGCTGACGTTCACGGATGATGTCACCGGCTTGACCGGCCAGGTGAAATACATGGTGCGGGCACTGAAGTTGGAGACAACGTTCAGCGGCTCATACTGGAACCTGAGCCTCGGGTCGCGCGGCCAGTTCACCATGAGCGGTGTTACGGTCGATTGCCTCGGTGTGGTGAACGGACCGGCCATGCCGGGCACCGCTTGCAACGATGGTCTGGCCATTACTGTGAACGATACGTGGAATGCGTTGTGCCTGTGCATCGGTCAAGTGTTGGATTGTCTGGGCGTGCCGGGAGGTCCCGCTGTCCAAGGAGCACCGTGCAACGATGGCAATGCGCTCACGGGCAACGACACGTGGCAGGCCAACTGCACCTGCGTTGGTCAGCCGTTGGATTGTTCGGGTGTTCCCGGAGGAAGTGCAGTTCCGGGAAGCGCGTGCAACGATGGGAACTTTTCCACCGGTAATGACACTTGGCAAGCCAACTGCACATGCGTTGGCCTGCCGTTCGATTGCCAGGGCGTGGCGGGCGGGAATGCATGGCCCGGCAATCCGTGCGATGATGGCAATGCGCTGACGCAGAACGACACGTGGAACAACCAATGCCAGTGCGTTGGGGTGGCTGTGGACTGTCAAGGGGTGCCCGGAGGTCCGGCCCAACCTTGGACCGCCTGCGACGACGGGAACCCGAACACCGGCCTGGATACTTGGACGGCGAACTGCACGTGCGTCGGCTTCCTCATCGATTGTTTGGGCGTGCCCGGCGGAAGTGCTCAACCCGGCACTGCTTGCAACGATGGCAATGCCGCGACCGGCAACGATCTGTGGCAAGCCAACTGCACCTGCACCGGCCAGCTCATCGATTGCCTCGGTGTGCCGGGTGGAACTGCTTTGCCTGGCACCGCTTGCAACGATGGCAACCCGAACACCTTCGGGGATCAGTGGTCGGTTGTTTGCCAATGTGCCGGTACCCTTGTTGACTGCGAAGGCGTGTTCGGTGGGCCGGCCTTGCCGGGAACGCCATGTGATGACGGCAATGCGAACACCGGCAATGATCAGTACGACTTGTCTTGCCAATGCGAAGGCCAGCCCTTCGATTGCCTTGGTGTTGCAGGCGGGAACGCCATGCCTGGCATGCCCTGCGATGATGGTGACCCGCTCACCGGGAGTGATTCCTGGTCCGTTGGCTGCACCTGCGCGGGATTGCCCGTGGATTGCGCAGGCACGCCCGGCGGGAACGCTTTGCCCGGAACACCGTGCAACGATGGTTCAACTAACACCGGCAACGACACTTGGGATGCCAACTGCAATTGCCAAGGCATCCTCATCGACTGCGCGGGCGTGATCGGCGGCACAGCGGTGTACGATGATTGCGGCATCTGCAACGGCACCAATGCATGCTTGCTCGGTGCCAATACCGTATGCGTGCGTGTGAGCGCCGTGCCCGATGGCGATGCCGAAGAAAGCGACGATGGAGACGTCTTCCACAATGCGGGGACCCTTGATCTGGTGCTGGACAGCGACACGGGCAACTGGCGCGGCGATCAGACCGTTGGCCTCTGGTTCGATGGTGTGGACGTGCCACAGGGTGCGCTCATCGCAACGGCCTATGTGCAGTTCACCACCAGCGCCACGGACAACACGGCGCCCACTTCGGTGGAAGTGCGCTTGGAGAACAGCGACGACGCTGCGCCGATCAATGCAGTTCCCTTCAACCTGAGCGGCCGGCCTGTTACCAATGCCGTCAGCTGGTCGCCTGGTGTTTGGGATGCCTTGGATGAGAACGGTCTTGAACAACGCACGCCGCAGCTGGCCTCCATCGTTGGCCAAGTGGTGAACCGTGCTGGTTGGCAGAGCGGCAACGCCATGCTGGTGCGCATCACCGGTACGGGCGGGCGCAGTGCTTACCAGAGCGAGCAGGACACGGCCAAGGCAGCAGAACTGTGCATCGCATGGTTCCCCGCGGGCACCGTGTTCGACTGCTTCGGCATGCCGAACGGTCCTGCGCTACCGGGCACGCCTTGTGATGACGGCAATGCATCAACGGTGAACGATACCTACCAGGCCAACTGCCAGTGCGTTGGCCAGGTGCTCGATTGCCAGAACGTGCCCGGTGGAACTGATCTGCCGGGAACGCCATGCGATGATGGTGATGCGGCAACAGGGAATGATGTCTGGAGCGTAGACTGCGTTTGTGCAGGCCAGCTCATTGACTGCAACGGTGTGCCCGGTGGCCCTGTGCTCATCGGATCAAGCTGCGACGATGGCGACTTCCTCACGGTGAACGATGTGATCGACAGTGCATGCGTTTGCGCCGGAACGGCAGTGGATTGCGAAGGCACAGCACAAGGGAGCCAGCTCCCTGGCGTGCCGTGCGACGATGGCCACACCCTGACCGTTCAAGACACATGGGGCAACGATTGCGTGTGCGCAGGCTTGCTCATCGATTGCAACGGTGTGCCGGGAGGCGGCGCATTGGTTGATGCCTGCGGCGTTTGCGGTGGCAACAACGCTTGCATCGACAATACGATCTGCGTCACGCTGGGCGGAGCATTCAACCCCGATGCCGAAGAAGCCACCAACGGCAATATGTACGTGAACACCGGCGCCCTCGATCTCGTGTTCGACAGTTCGCCGCCGTTCTGGCGAGGCAACCAGTTGACCGGGTTGCGCTTTCAGAACGTTGCCCTGCCACCGAACGCAGTGATCGTGGATGCGCACATCCAGTTCACTGCGCGCAGTGCGATCAATGTGGATACCTGCTCGCTCTTGCTGCAAGCCCACGATGCTGATAACGCCGCGCCCATCGGTTGGACGGTGAACGACCTGTCGGCGCGAACACGCACCGCTGCAAGTGTGGCATGGGAGCCCGCGCCGTGGTTGGCGGCGAACGATCGTGGTGCCGCACAACGAAGCCCTGACTTGTCGGCCGTGGTGCAGGAACTCGTTGATCGCGCAGGATGGCAATCGGGCAATGCAATGCTGATCCTTGTCTCCGGCACAGGTGGGCGCAGCGCTTGGTCGTGGGACCAGGATCCAGCAAAGGCTGCAGAGCTGTGCATCAGCTATGCCGTCTTCAACCCCGATTGCCAAGGCATGCACAATGGACCTGCGCAACCGGGAACGCCTTGCGATGACGGGCAGGCCGGTACAGTGGATGACACTTGGGACAACGCTTGCAACTGCGAAGGGCTGCTGCTCGATTGCAACAATGTGCCCGGCGGGCCTGCCCTGCCAGGGACTGTGTGCGATGACAATGACCCGCTCACTGGCGCCGATGTGTTCGACAGCGATTGCACATGCGCCGGCTTGCCTTTGGATTGTGCAGGAGTGCCTGGTGGCAGCGGCCTGCCCGGGATGCCGTGCAACGACGGCAATGCACAAACCGGCGACGACACGTGGCAGACGGATTGTTCCTGCGCCGGACTTCCGCTGGACTGCATCGGTGTGCCGGGCGGGACAGCACTGTCGGGCGCCGCGTGCGATGATGGTGACCCCGGCACGGGTGATGACGCTTGGGATGCATCGTGCAATTGCATCGGCCTGTTGATCGATTGTGAGGGAGTGCCGGGAGGTGTTGCACTTCCGGGTTCCGCTTGCGACGATAACGACACCACCACCGGAGCGGATGAATGGACGGCGAGTTGCACATGCATCGGCCTGTTGCTCGATTGCCAGGGCGTGCCGGGCGGAAGCGCTCTGGTGGGCGCTCCGTGTGATGATGGCAACGCGAACACCGGCAACGACGAGTGGCAAAGCACCTGCACCTGTGAGGGTGAAGTCATCGACTGCATCGGTATCCCCGGTGGTAGCCAGTTGCCTGGGACCGCCTGCGACGACGGGAACAGCGCAACCGGCGCTGATGCATGGACGACGAGCTGTCAATGTGCAGGCCTGCTGATCGATTGCGCCGGCGTGCCAGGTGGTGGGGCGCTTCCGGGAACTGCTTGCAACGACAACGACCCGATGACCGGTCTCGATACCTGGAGCGCAGGTTGCATTTGCTTCGGCCAGGCTTATGACTGTGCAGGTGTGCCCGGTGGACTTGCCTTGCCGGGAACGCCATGCGACGACGGCAACACGGGAACGGGCAACGACACCTGGACTGCGAACTGCACGTGCGTCGGCATTCTCATCGACTGCAACGGCGATCTCGGTGGTACGGCGTTCATCGACGGCTGTGGCACATGCGCTGGTGGGAACACCGGCATATCCCCCGACCCTGACGGCGATGGAGACGGTGACCTTGATTGCCTGGACAACTGCCTCTCCGTGCCGAACAGCGACCAAGCGGACTTCGATACGGACAGCATCGGCAACGTGTGCGACAACTGCCCGTGGATCTTCAACCCCGGACAGGAGGACTCTGATGGGGATGGGATCGGTGATGCCTGCGCCGTGGGCATCAATGAAGGTGGGGCACTGCCTTGGTTGCAGGTGATGCCGAACCCGACAAGTGGTGAACTGCGGTTACTGTGGAACGACCATAACGCTGCTGGTATCCGGCTGTTCGATGCGACAGGCAGGCTGGTGAGGAACCATGCCTTTGACCAGGTCCTTGACCTGTCGGCCTTGTCCCAAGGGACCTATTGGTTGCTGTTGGTGGATCTCCATGGTGCACCATTGGCCAAGGCCCGCGTAGTGCGGCACTGA